Proteins encoded by one window of Acaryochloris thomasi RCC1774:
- a CDS encoding mechanosensitive ion channel family protein gives MMLPSWLGRARFWGALLAIALTLCPPALAQSDPSPSPSAAPAISPEPVPTGVITMPESLESWVVLQGKQLFEIKAGVGSFSPKFRAQTISERLLKLAKRNDLKVDALTIVDNQQTQTTDIRIDNETLVTILDADAKAANTTRQQLAETNLSDIKAAVQAYRESFQLQNILLGLLYATLLTIVTVGLFTLANRSIAILNRNLRTWQGNRIRGLRLFRAEIVPADRVVDVLTEVLKLLRLTVFVLLGIIYLNLILSFFPWTQGAARRLFKFMGWTLERFWGQIVTYLPNLFFLGLIIVLTNYTLRLIRFFFTQIRRGVINIPGFYPEWAKPTYNLVRFVVIALAATIAFPYLPGAQTPAFQGISVFIGVLFSLGSSGAVANFVAGIILTYSRAFVVGDRVKISDSIGDVVEKTLLVTRINTIKNVIVTIPNAMVLGSHIINYSGSVRDPKTPPLILHTTITLGYDVPWRKVHKVLIKSAQATEHILEDPLPFVLQTSLDDFYVSYELNAYTRNPAIMAKIYSELHQHLQDQCNEVGIEILSPHYSAARDGNQLAVPEEYFPKDYQVPGFRISPLANFFKQDHHPPVDESSNPPSP, from the coding sequence ATGATGCTTCCTTCCTGGCTCGGTCGTGCTCGATTTTGGGGTGCTTTACTTGCGATCGCACTCACCCTTTGCCCTCCGGCCTTAGCTCAGTCCGACCCTAGCCCCTCGCCCTCTGCGGCACCTGCGATCTCGCCAGAACCGGTACCCACGGGCGTAATCACAATGCCAGAGTCATTAGAGTCTTGGGTGGTTCTGCAGGGGAAGCAGCTCTTTGAAATTAAAGCCGGGGTGGGGTCTTTTTCGCCCAAGTTTCGGGCCCAAACTATTTCAGAACGCTTACTAAAGCTGGCAAAACGCAACGATCTCAAAGTTGACGCGCTGACGATTGTTGACAACCAGCAGACGCAAACCACAGATATCAGAATCGACAACGAAACCCTCGTCACGATTTTAGATGCCGATGCAAAAGCCGCCAACACCACCCGGCAGCAGCTTGCAGAGACCAATCTGAGCGATATTAAAGCCGCCGTCCAAGCCTACCGAGAGTCTTTTCAACTTCAGAACATTTTGCTGGGGCTGCTGTATGCCACGCTGCTCACCATCGTCACCGTGGGCCTCTTCACCCTCGCCAACCGCAGTATCGCCATCCTCAACCGTAATCTCAGAACCTGGCAGGGCAATCGCATCCGGGGACTGCGGTTGTTCAGGGCTGAGATCGTTCCGGCTGACCGCGTGGTTGATGTCCTAACAGAGGTACTCAAGCTTCTAAGGCTCACGGTCTTTGTACTACTCGGGATCATCTACCTCAACCTGATTCTGAGCTTTTTCCCCTGGACTCAGGGAGCGGCACGGCGACTCTTTAAGTTCATGGGCTGGACTCTGGAGCGATTTTGGGGGCAGATTGTCACCTACCTACCCAATCTATTCTTCTTGGGGCTGATTATCGTCCTAACGAACTATACCCTGCGGCTGATCCGGTTCTTCTTCACTCAAATTCGCCGTGGTGTCATCAATATCCCAGGCTTTTATCCTGAATGGGCAAAGCCGACCTACAACCTGGTGCGTTTTGTAGTGATTGCCCTCGCCGCCACCATTGCTTTCCCCTACTTGCCAGGTGCCCAAACGCCAGCTTTTCAGGGGATTTCAGTCTTCATCGGCGTGCTGTTTTCCCTAGGTTCCAGTGGCGCGGTGGCGAACTTTGTAGCCGGGATCATCTTGACCTATTCGCGGGCTTTCGTGGTGGGCGATCGCGTCAAAATTAGCGACTCTATCGGCGATGTGGTGGAAAAAACCCTGCTGGTCACCCGCATCAACACCATTAAGAACGTGATCGTCACTATCCCGAACGCCATGGTGTTGGGGAGCCACATTATCAACTACAGTGGCTCGGTCCGCGATCCCAAGACGCCCCCGCTGATTTTGCACACGACGATTACGCTGGGTTACGACGTGCCCTGGCGTAAAGTACATAAGGTCTTGATCAAATCGGCTCAGGCCACCGAACACATCCTGGAAGATCCGCTTCCCTTTGTGCTCCAGACGAGCCTGGATGACTTTTACGTCAGCTATGAACTCAACGCCTACACCCGAAACCCAGCGATCATGGCGAAGATTTACTCAGAGCTGCATCAGCATCTACAGGATCAGTGCAATGAGGTCGGCATCGAAATTTTGTCGCCGCACTATTCTGCCGCCCGCGATGGCAATCAACTGGCGGTCCCAGAAGAGTATTTCCCGAAGGACTATCAAGTCCCTGGATTTCGGATCTCGCCGCTGGCAAACTTCTTCAAACAGGATCATCATCCGCCGGTCGACGAGTCTTCCAATCCCCCCTCTCCGTAA
- the mreB gene encoding rod shape-determining protein, whose product MTYTIPQAAGWDSPAMPSKSRSWLQSLKRFGRLSYDIGIDLGTSNTVIHIPEQGIVVREPSILAMQAETQEPLAIGAGARQMLGRNASDVRVERPICNGVVAEFDLAKLMLQHFLERAGARVLNPRIAVGCSSGATEVERWALTDLVLQTGARKAYLIDEPIAAAIGAGLPVNQPMGNLIIDMGGGTTEVSVVSLLGIVANAAIPIAGNSLDQAVKDYFRHTHDLRIGELMAESLKIKYGSAVPDNALDNTPVEVVGLLLRTGLTGTVKIQRGDLRAALAKPLSAIVKTVKQVLGQISPELMSDICDRGLLLTGGGALIPGLDALLRQEMGLMVHIVENPLDSVAIGASSALQNRHYENVLHLAS is encoded by the coding sequence ATGACCTACACCATCCCCCAGGCAGCTGGCTGGGACTCGCCAGCCATGCCATCTAAATCTCGATCTTGGCTGCAATCTCTAAAACGCTTCGGTCGACTATCCTATGACATTGGGATTGATTTAGGAACATCAAACACGGTGATCCATATTCCTGAGCAGGGCATTGTGGTGCGCGAGCCGTCGATCTTGGCGATGCAGGCAGAAACGCAGGAGCCACTCGCCATCGGTGCCGGTGCGCGGCAGATGCTGGGACGCAATGCCAGCGATGTGAGGGTAGAACGTCCCATCTGTAATGGTGTGGTGGCTGAATTTGATCTGGCTAAGCTGATGCTGCAGCACTTCTTGGAGCGGGCTGGCGCTCGCGTCTTGAATCCGCGCATTGCCGTTGGCTGCTCCAGTGGCGCTACCGAGGTCGAACGCTGGGCCTTGACTGATTTAGTACTACAGACCGGCGCGCGCAAAGCCTATCTAATTGACGAGCCAATTGCCGCCGCAATCGGAGCGGGTTTGCCGGTTAATCAACCCATGGGTAACTTGATTATTGATATGGGTGGGGGAACTACTGAAGTCTCCGTTGTCAGCCTGTTGGGCATCGTGGCCAATGCTGCGATCCCGATTGCGGGGAACAGTCTGGACCAAGCAGTTAAAGACTATTTTCGACACACCCACGACCTGCGTATTGGGGAGTTGATGGCTGAGAGTCTGAAGATCAAGTACGGCTCTGCGGTGCCGGATAATGCCCTCGACAATACCCCTGTTGAAGTCGTGGGCCTGCTGTTGCGTACGGGGCTTACAGGAACCGTCAAAATTCAGCGCGGGGATCTACGGGCTGCCCTAGCTAAACCCTTATCGGCCATTGTGAAGACCGTTAAACAGGTTCTGGGTCAAATTTCGCCAGAGCTGATGTCTGATATTTGCGATCGCGGTTTGTTATTGACTGGGGGCGGCGCTCTGATCCCCGGTCTTGACGCGCTGCTGCGTCAAGAGATGGGCCTGATGGTTCACATTGTCGAGAATCCGCTCGACAGCGTGGCGATTGGAGCTAGTTCGGCTCTGCAAAATCGTCACTACGAAAACGTTCTTCATTTGGCCTCTTAA
- a CDS encoding mechanosensitive ion channel family protein gives MQQFLEPLRPLLAHPFLPQLAEVLIGIIVITIIFRAISASLSHYIRGADTRYRSRKLVTLVSYLLMLLFAASVFSDSLGQLTVIFGVVGAGIAFALQEVIASLAGWSAISLGQFYRPGDRVQVGGITGDVIDISILRTTLMECGAWVKADLYSGRIVRVANSFVFKEPVYNYSRDFPFLWDEITIPVKYGCDHRLARRILQQVAKEQVGEYSAKAQKHWNQMVKKFLIEDAQVEPTVTLLANDNWMEFTIRYVVNFKKRRITKDLLFTQILDEIDKTDGQVALASATFHLVETPTFNVSLTNQGNSQYLGQ, from the coding sequence ATGCAGCAATTTCTTGAACCATTGAGGCCGCTTCTCGCTCACCCCTTTCTCCCCCAGCTTGCAGAGGTTCTAATTGGCATCATCGTCATCACAATTATCTTTCGAGCGATTAGCGCCTCACTCTCTCACTACATTCGAGGTGCTGATACCCGCTATCGCTCTCGTAAGCTAGTTACTTTAGTGAGCTATCTGCTGATGCTGTTGTTCGCGGCCAGCGTATTTAGCGACAGTCTTGGCCAGTTGACGGTGATTTTTGGCGTCGTGGGTGCCGGAATTGCCTTTGCACTACAGGAGGTGATTGCCAGCTTAGCGGGCTGGTCCGCGATTTCGCTGGGGCAGTTCTACCGACCGGGCGATCGCGTTCAGGTTGGCGGCATTACCGGAGACGTGATTGACATCAGCATTTTGCGCACGACGCTCATGGAGTGTGGAGCCTGGGTAAAGGCCGATCTCTACAGTGGCCGGATTGTCCGAGTGGCCAATAGCTTTGTCTTCAAGGAACCCGTCTACAACTACTCTAGAGACTTCCCGTTTCTGTGGGACGAGATTACAATTCCGGTCAAATATGGCTGCGACCATCGTTTGGCCCGTCGAATCTTGCAGCAGGTTGCTAAAGAGCAGGTCGGCGAATACTCAGCCAAAGCTCAAAAGCACTGGAATCAGATGGTCAAAAAGTTTTTGATTGAAGATGCCCAAGTCGAACCCACCGTCACTCTGCTGGCCAACGATAACTGGATGGAGTTCACGATTCGCTACGTTGTCAACTTCAAGAAGCGCCGCATCACGAAAGATCTCTTGTTTACCCAAATCTTAGATGAGATTGACAAGACAGATGGGCAGGTTGCTTTGGCTTCTGCGACATTCCATCTAGTCGAAACACCAACCTTTAACGTGAGCCTCACCAATCAGGGGAATAGTCAATATCTGGGTCAGTAG
- a CDS encoding phosphatase PAP2 family protein — translation MLKRLANIWVRSFHSPLRTLVATLGTVGLGTCLLVLVAIAKLSNEVLEQEAFAFDQTTLLWIHQFANPTLDAVMLTITHLGNPVIVVPVSVGSFAWLWWQRHRAEAYVFGLNCIGGAILGIGLKLVFGKVRPQLWPQLINETTFSYPSGHALGSMILYGFLAYVLATLYPRFSVVFYSLASLLISTIGLSRLYLGVHWPTDIMGGYGIGFLWLSICVTLLKLQKLRSPQVKRPNEERFRSDDFAEPN, via the coding sequence GTGCTGAAGAGGCTTGCCAATATTTGGGTCCGCAGCTTTCATTCCCCTTTGAGAACTCTGGTCGCGACACTGGGCACGGTGGGGCTAGGCACTTGTTTGCTCGTTCTGGTTGCGATCGCAAAGCTCTCTAACGAAGTGCTAGAGCAAGAAGCTTTTGCCTTTGATCAAACCACACTGCTCTGGATTCACCAGTTTGCCAATCCAACATTGGATGCTGTGATGCTCACGATTACCCACCTTGGCAATCCTGTGATTGTCGTGCCGGTTTCAGTGGGCAGCTTTGCATGGCTCTGGTGGCAGCGCCATCGAGCTGAAGCCTATGTTTTTGGTCTGAACTGCATCGGTGGAGCCATTCTGGGTATTGGACTCAAGCTCGTCTTCGGCAAAGTTCGTCCTCAGCTATGGCCGCAGCTGATCAACGAAACAACCTTTAGCTACCCCAGCGGTCATGCACTGGGATCGATGATCCTCTATGGATTTCTTGCCTATGTGTTAGCCACCCTCTACCCTCGATTTTCAGTGGTCTTCTACAGTCTTGCCAGTCTCTTGATCAGCACTATTGGCCTCAGTCGGCTGTATCTCGGGGTTCACTGGCCCACCGATATTATGGGCGGCTATGGCATTGGCTTTCTGTGGTTAAGCATCTGCGTCACGCTGCTGAAGCTCCAGAAACTGCGCTCCCCTCAAGTTAAGAGGCCAAATGAAGAACGTTTTCGTAGTGACGATTTTGCAGAGCCGAACTAG
- a CDS encoding cation:proton antiporter domain-containing protein yields the protein MYLLLVESAAQTLREPIATFVLLLAIVLVTPPIFERLKLPGLVGLLVAGVIFGSLGWLKSDSETMKLLSEMGKIYLMFVAGLEIDLEQFQRTRNRSLSFGLLTFAIPMVGGIAVGLLFNFGWLAAVLIGSLLASHTLLAYPIIQRLGVMADEAVTITVGATIFTDIGALLVLAICLGVNQGDFTLLKLVIMLGSLTAYTLAVLVGLRRFGHFFFRKTGQDEGNQFLFVLLAVFLCAVVAQLIGVENIIGAFLAGLAINSVIGDGPVKEKTEFLGSVLFIPMFFINMGLLLDLEAFGGIFASIQLPLVVVGALLLTKMLASLGTKLLFGYSWPQFWMMWSLSIPQVAATLAAALVGYEANIIDIQMFNSVILLMLVTSILGPLVTTRFARQLAAQTSLTQDLSFDWLPLPSHASESFTVVVPVYNPRTEQSLIELAALMASYEKGRVVPLAIALAQSNMDAPQLERSMLHCRRRLQAAEAISQSFDVPLVPRLRLDHHVAQAISYVGWEEEAKVIVLGMGQSSRLGARLLGSVQDDVMRMAHCLVVVARLLTSPVQFKTILLPIENPSPDMLRVLRLAQVLAVANHCQVTMLHVCSPRASEIHRTRIQKQLETLAARLPTAGGELQIQVIVEDASMAVIARVAEDYDLVMLRSQRQFSNGFRMGTSTRTLLEQLSGSVILVNEPYPQRRG from the coding sequence ATGTATTTACTGCTGGTGGAGTCTGCCGCCCAAACCCTTCGTGAACCGATTGCCACGTTCGTGCTGCTGCTAGCCATTGTTCTAGTGACGCCGCCAATCTTTGAGCGATTGAAGCTCCCCGGCTTGGTCGGGTTATTAGTGGCAGGGGTGATTTTCGGCAGTCTGGGCTGGCTCAAGTCTGACAGTGAGACGATGAAGCTCTTGTCTGAGATGGGCAAAATTTACCTCATGTTTGTGGCGGGGCTCGAAATTGATTTAGAGCAGTTTCAGAGAACGCGCAATCGCTCTCTCAGTTTTGGGCTGCTGACCTTCGCAATTCCCATGGTGGGCGGCATTGCCGTGGGACTGCTGTTCAACTTCGGTTGGCTAGCTGCCGTTTTGATTGGTTCTTTGCTCGCCTCGCATACGCTGCTGGCCTATCCCATTATCCAGCGGCTCGGCGTCATGGCAGATGAGGCGGTCACGATTACCGTCGGAGCAACCATTTTCACTGACATCGGTGCCCTCTTGGTTTTGGCGATCTGTTTGGGTGTTAATCAAGGGGACTTTACTCTCCTCAAGCTTGTGATCATGCTGGGATCTCTGACGGCCTATACCCTTGCGGTGCTCGTGGGTCTCCGGCGGTTTGGGCATTTCTTTTTTCGCAAGACGGGCCAAGATGAAGGCAACCAGTTCCTATTTGTGCTGCTTGCAGTTTTTCTCTGTGCGGTGGTGGCACAACTCATTGGGGTCGAAAATATCATTGGCGCTTTCCTGGCCGGACTGGCGATCAACAGCGTGATCGGAGATGGCCCCGTCAAAGAAAAGACAGAGTTCTTAGGCAGCGTGCTGTTTATTCCCATGTTTTTTATCAACATGGGGCTGCTTTTAGATCTCGAAGCTTTCGGTGGCATCTTCGCCTCTATCCAGCTACCGCTCGTGGTGGTGGGGGCTTTGCTGCTGACCAAGATGCTGGCGTCCCTCGGCACCAAACTGCTCTTTGGCTATAGCTGGCCCCAATTCTGGATGATGTGGTCGCTGTCAATCCCTCAGGTGGCGGCGACGCTGGCAGCAGCGCTGGTGGGCTATGAAGCCAACATTATTGATATTCAGATGTTCAACAGCGTCATCTTGCTGATGCTAGTGACATCGATTCTGGGACCGCTGGTGACCACTCGATTTGCTCGCCAGCTCGCGGCCCAGACGAGCTTGACCCAGGATCTTTCCTTTGATTGGCTCCCTCTCCCTAGCCATGCTTCTGAGTCTTTTACGGTGGTGGTGCCCGTCTATAACCCCAGAACAGAGCAGTCTTTAATTGAGCTAGCTGCACTCATGGCGAGCTACGAAAAAGGTCGAGTTGTGCCCTTAGCGATCGCCCTGGCTCAGTCCAATATGGATGCGCCACAGCTAGAGCGATCCATGCTTCACTGTCGTCGGCGACTGCAGGCAGCAGAGGCGATCAGTCAGTCTTTTGATGTACCGCTGGTTCCGCGGCTGCGTCTTGACCATCATGTCGCTCAGGCCATTAGCTATGTCGGCTGGGAAGAAGAGGCAAAGGTGATTGTGTTGGGTATGGGGCAATCATCACGGTTAGGGGCCCGCTTGTTGGGCTCTGTTCAGGATGATGTAATGCGAATGGCGCACTGTTTGGTAGTGGTGGCACGGTTGCTCACTTCCCCTGTGCAGTTCAAAACAATTCTGCTGCCAATTGAAAATCCCAGCCCAGATATGTTGAGAGTTTTGCGCTTAGCCCAGGTCCTGGCGGTGGCGAATCACTGTCAGGTTACGATGCTGCACGTTTGCAGCCCTCGCGCTTCTGAGATCCACCGCACCCGCATTCAAAAACAGCTGGAGACTTTAGCGGCGCGGTTACCGACTGCCGGGGGTGAACTGCAGATTCAAGTGATTGTAGAAGATGCATCGATGGCTGTAATTGCTCGGGTTGCAGAGGATTATGATTTAGTGATGTTGCGATCGCAACGTCAATTCAGCAACGGTTTTCGCATGGGAACCAGCACCCGAACGCTTTTAGAGCAGCTCTCTGGCTCTGTGATTCTAGTGAACGAACCCTACCCCCAGCGCCGTGGATAA
- a CDS encoding mechanosensitive ion channel family protein translates to MTEFLSEIKTTLLELVGKGVATLPGFLFGIFILVATRYLAGVAQRVASRVAAQAIKSTSLRLLISQTSFVLAWTVGILVACIAAFPGLALGDIIGLLGLGSVAIGFAFQDIFKNFLAGILLLLQEPFSLGDQIIVEDYEGTVEGIALRSTQIRTYQGELIVMPNSIVFTSPVQVLTKKPQRRTDLEIGVDYNTPLPMARDTLLNALNDIEGIHLDPSSEVDIVGFGDSSIDLVVRYWTAPQIAQVRRIKTKVMIALKQACDRNNISIPYPIRTVYMFDQEKFDDHMESGDQTLAQQGEN, encoded by the coding sequence ATGACCGAATTTCTGTCAGAGATCAAGACAACCCTGCTAGAGCTAGTAGGGAAAGGCGTTGCCACCTTACCTGGCTTTCTGTTCGGCATCTTCATTTTGGTGGCCACACGGTATCTGGCCGGTGTCGCCCAACGGGTGGCCTCGCGGGTGGCGGCACAGGCGATCAAAAGCACATCGCTACGGCTGCTGATCTCACAGACGAGCTTCGTATTGGCCTGGACCGTGGGTATCCTCGTTGCCTGTATCGCAGCATTTCCTGGGCTAGCGCTGGGAGACATCATTGGCCTGCTGGGTTTAGGTTCTGTGGCCATTGGTTTTGCCTTCCAGGATATTTTCAAAAACTTTTTGGCCGGGATTCTGCTTTTGCTACAGGAGCCGTTTTCTTTAGGCGATCAGATTATCGTTGAAGACTACGAAGGCACCGTAGAGGGCATCGCGCTGCGTTCAACTCAGATTCGCACCTATCAAGGTGAGCTGATTGTGATGCCCAACTCCATTGTGTTCACGAGTCCGGTGCAGGTGCTGACGAAAAAGCCGCAGCGCCGGACGGATCTAGAAATTGGCGTGGACTACAATACGCCTCTGCCAATGGCGAGGGATACGCTCTTAAATGCCCTCAATGATATTGAAGGAATCCATCTCGACCCGTCTTCTGAAGTCGATATTGTGGGATTCGGCGATAGCTCGATTGATCTGGTGGTTCGCTACTGGACCGCGCCCCAAATTGCCCAGGTACGACGAATTAAGACGAAGGTGATGATTGCACTCAAGCAGGCTTGCGATCGCAACAACATCTCGATTCCCTACCCGATTCGGACGGTGTATATGTTTGACCAAGAGAAATTTGATGATCACATGGAAAGCGGTGATCAGACTCTCGCTCAGCAAGGAGAAAATTAA
- a CDS encoding HigA family addiction module antitoxin: MKMHNPPHPGEVLKELCIEPLNLTVTETAEALGVSRKTLSAILNGRAGISPEMAIRLGKAFDTSAESWLNQQMQYDLWQAEQAVGSIEVKRLSVA, from the coding sequence ATGAAAATGCATAATCCCCCACATCCTGGAGAAGTACTTAAGGAGCTTTGTATCGAGCCCCTCAATCTAACCGTGACTGAAACGGCTGAAGCGCTGGGAGTCAGCCGTAAGACCCTATCTGCAATTCTGAACGGTAGAGCAGGGATTAGTCCTGAAATGGCGATTCGATTGGGCAAGGCTTTTGATACTTCTGCAGAAAGTTGGCTGAACCAACAAATGCAGTATGACCTCTGGCAAGCTGAACAAGCGGTTGGCAGTATCGAAGTTAAACGCTTATCGGTTGCCTAG
- a CDS encoding type II toxin-antitoxin system RelE/ParE family toxin codes for MIASFKHRGLKQFFESGTTRGIQAKHVKRIRMILARLNAATSPQDMNLPGLVLHELVGQRKGTWSVRVSGNWRITFTFDGVDACDVNLEDYH; via the coding sequence ATGATAGCCAGCTTCAAGCACCGAGGGCTAAAGCAGTTTTTCGAGTCAGGAACCACCCGAGGGATTCAGGCAAAGCACGTTAAGCGAATTCGGATGATTTTGGCTCGTCTAAATGCTGCAACCTCCCCACAAGACATGAATTTACCCGGCCTCGTTCTCCACGAGCTAGTGGGTCAACGGAAAGGTACCTGGTCGGTTAGAGTCTCTGGAAATTGGCGAATTACATTTACTTTCGATGGCGTTGATGCCTGTGATGTCAATCTTGAGGATTACCACTGA
- a CDS encoding DUF1622 domain-containing protein: MTIESVSMSLEITVVILNGILTSVCQLLALFVILTGVVKAFFIFLKNAFLQPHTQTAFQQSRLEMGYSFSLGLSFLIGATILKTMISSQWEDIGRLAIIIGVRTALNLLLERAIAKS, translated from the coding sequence ATGACGATTGAATCCGTTTCGATGAGTTTAGAGATTACTGTTGTTATCCTCAATGGTATTTTGACCAGCGTGTGTCAGCTATTGGCTCTATTCGTGATTTTGACGGGTGTGGTCAAAGCGTTCTTTATCTTCCTTAAAAATGCTTTTCTGCAGCCCCACACTCAAACTGCTTTTCAGCAGAGTCGTCTAGAAATGGGCTACTCCTTCTCTTTGGGACTCAGCTTTTTAATTGGAGCCACCATTCTCAAAACCATGATTTCGAGTCAGTGGGAAGATATCGGACGCTTAGCCATTATCATTGGCGTTCGGACTGCTCTCAATTTACTCTTGGAAAGAGCAATCGCAAAGTCGTAA
- a CDS encoding YchJ family protein has protein sequence MPISGDRNASIPCPCGSQKLLTQCCGVYIQGPFPAPTAEKLMRSRYSAYCLKNIDYLFNTEHPSRRQPNSRQLISATANNVAWLGLTVLATEAGQPEDEAGVVEFVAVYQEGESAAQLHERSRFIKEEGKWFYTNGDMLPPFQPKKNEPCWCKSGKKFKQCHRKKS, from the coding sequence ATGCCTATTTCTGGCGATCGCAACGCCTCGATACCTTGCCCCTGTGGCAGTCAAAAGTTATTGACCCAGTGCTGTGGTGTGTATATACAAGGACCGTTTCCTGCCCCCACTGCGGAGAAACTGATGCGATCGCGCTACTCTGCCTATTGTCTCAAAAATATCGATTACTTATTCAATACCGAACATCCCAGCCGACGCCAACCCAATAGCCGACAATTGATCTCTGCTACTGCCAATAATGTGGCTTGGCTGGGTTTAACTGTACTCGCCACCGAAGCTGGACAACCCGAAGATGAAGCCGGTGTTGTTGAGTTCGTCGCGGTGTACCAAGAAGGGGAATCTGCGGCCCAACTCCATGAGCGATCGCGCTTTATCAAAGAAGAAGGTAAATGGTTTTACACCAATGGAGATATGTTGCCACCCTTCCAACCGAAAAAGAATGAACCCTGTTGGTGTAAAAGCGGCAAAAAGTTTAAACAGTGCCACCGCAAGAAAAGCTAA
- a CDS encoding winged helix-turn-helix domain-containing protein — protein MQESLSIQQARKLVLLSQRLPPRNQAGHASAATLSAIEHLGYIQIDTISVVQRAHHHTLWNRNPRYKASQLEQLLADKQVFEYWSHAAAYLPFRDYRFSLPRKRAFATGKQSHWYERDEQMLKWVLKRIATEGPLMAKDFEHTGKKIGEWKTKPAKRALEYLFMQGDLMVPCRVNFHKVYDLTERVLPEGTDTTMPEPEEYARFLITRYLYANGLGQSAEIAYLLKDTKPLVSATLEDMVSTGELLLVCVAGTLYHVLPASLELLSKPLARSKLKILSPFDNLVIQRQRMKALFGFDYLIECYVPKSKRQYGYFSLPILWDGRLVARMDCKNERNESLLHIHHLALEPTVLRTDALFLALRKELESFLQFNHCNKLRLHKTSPAKVQPELQTLINDLTR, from the coding sequence ATGCAAGAATCACTCTCCATTCAACAAGCCAGAAAGCTGGTTCTGCTATCACAGAGGCTGCCGCCGAGGAATCAAGCCGGTCATGCATCTGCAGCGACACTATCGGCGATTGAACACCTTGGCTATATCCAGATCGATACCATCTCCGTCGTTCAGCGTGCCCATCACCACACCCTATGGAATCGCAATCCTCGTTATAAGGCGTCTCAGCTCGAGCAGTTGCTTGCCGACAAACAGGTTTTTGAATACTGGTCTCATGCGGCTGCCTACCTACCCTTTCGTGACTACCGGTTCAGCCTGCCTCGCAAACGTGCTTTTGCAACTGGTAAGCAGAGTCACTGGTATGAGCGCGATGAGCAGATGTTGAAATGGGTGCTGAAGCGCATTGCCACCGAAGGCCCTTTAATGGCCAAAGATTTTGAGCATACCGGTAAAAAGATCGGTGAATGGAAAACCAAACCAGCCAAACGCGCCCTGGAATATCTGTTTATGCAGGGGGATCTGATGGTGCCGTGCCGTGTCAACTTTCACAAGGTTTATGATCTCACCGAGCGGGTACTGCCAGAAGGTACCGACACCACCATGCCTGAGCCAGAGGAATACGCCCGATTTCTGATTACGCGATATTTGTACGCCAATGGCTTGGGTCAGTCTGCCGAAATAGCCTATTTGCTGAAGGACACAAAGCCGCTTGTTTCTGCGACCTTGGAGGACATGGTTTCTACCGGAGAGCTGCTACTGGTTTGTGTCGCTGGCACGCTCTACCATGTGTTGCCAGCCTCACTGGAGCTGCTCAGTAAACCGTTGGCCCGCAGCAAACTCAAAATACTCTCGCCATTCGACAATCTTGTCATTCAGCGCCAGCGTATGAAGGCGCTGTTTGGATTTGACTATCTAATTGAGTGTTATGTCCCTAAGTCCAAACGCCAATATGGCTACTTCTCTCTACCCATTCTTTGGGATGGAAGGCTGGTCGCTCGAATGGACTGTAAAAATGAGAGGAACGAGTCACTACTGCATATTCATCATCTCGCATTGGAACCCACGGTCTTGAGAACTGATGCGTTGTTCCTTGCCTTGCGAAAGGAATTAGAATCATTCCTGCAATTCAATCACTGCAACAAGCTCAGGCTGCACAAAACCTCCCCAGCAAAAGTTCAACCGGAGTTGCAGACTCTGATCAATGATTTAACGAGATGA